One Ensifer adhaerens genomic window, TCGGCTTGCGATGAAAGAGCTCGAGGTCGTTGATGCCCTCGCGTGCCGGATCGTTGGCAGGAATGAAGCTCTTGCGTCCACCGAAGCTTGCGACGCGCTCCGGCCGAGCGCCGACGACGCCATTGTAGAGGTCGAGGTCGTGGCAGCATTTTTCCAGCATGAAACTGCCGGAATAGCGTTCGTAGCGGCGCCAGTCGCGCATGAAGAAGGCGCCGTGATAGGGCTCGATGTGCTCAGCCGCCTCGATTGACACCACCTGGCCGAGCTTGCCTTCGGCAAGAGCCGCACGCAGGTCGCGATACATCGGCGCGTAGCGCAGCACCAGACCAACCATCAGGCGCTCATGACCGAACTTCGCCATCAGTGCAGCCAGTTCCAGGCTCTCCTGAACGGTCGTCACGATCGGCTTCTCGCTGAAGACCTTGAGACCGGCCTCGAGACCGATCCGGATGTGATCGAGATGCATGTGGTTTGGCGAGCCGATCATCAGGAGATCGAGCTTCTCGTTGGCGATCAGTTCTTCGGGTGTCGCATACGCCTTGCCGGCCGAGATGCCTTTGTCCGTCAGGGTGGCAAGACCGGCCGGGTTCGGATCGACGTAGCCGGCGATCTCGAAGTTCTCGTCCATGGCCTTGAAGACATAACCCAGATAACCCAAACGGAATCCGAGTCCGATGATGCCGACTTTCATGCTCGTCCTGTTCCCCTGCCGTTTGGCGTAATTTATTTTCGCAGACTGGGACAGTTTTTTCAGGCCGTCAACTCAAATCCGCATATTTTGTAAAATTGTGAAATTCATTTTCATACCACAGGCAAATGCCGAGAAAGCAGGCATTTCACGGACAACTAAAGAGGGTGAGCAATTCGCAACTCTACGGCAGGAGGAAAGCGGTCCAGACCACTGCACGTTGCGTGATTGGCTTCTGATCAGTTCAGCCCATTCCGACCAGGCGGTTTCGCCAGTGCAGCAGCCAAAGTAAAGGTCGCGCCAGATAAGGTCGCGGTATCTTGGGGTGGTCACCAACCGTCCCCTGCCGTGCGGCGCGCGCGCTCGGCTCGATCAGGAATGCAACGATCAGCAAGCTGCGCGTGGCGAAGATCTCCAGGGCGTCATCCGACAGGTATAACCCCTGATCGCCCTCGCCAAAGGCGATATCTCCGACGCTTACCGAACCCGAAAACAGATAGAAGTAGAGGTGTCGCCCCTCCGCCCGAGGAAACGTAACCTTCGTCTTAGCCGCAAGCCGAAGATCGAAAAAATCGACGCTGTTGCGCACGAAAAACGGTGCCGTGCCACCTTCCGGCCCGACCAGATGCCTCCATTGGTTGACAGGCACCACTGCAACGGGGCCATGCTGGATGGTTGGCTGGAGATCGAGGCCGTGAGGGCGCACGAGGATCTGGAGCATCCGCAACGGTGGATCACTCGGCAGGGTCTCTTCCGAATGCCAGAAGCTCTTTCCCGCATTCATGACCATAAGATGCCCGCTGTCCGTAATCAGCCTCCCGGTCGCGCGGTCATCGTGACGCATGACGCCCTCAGGCACCCATGAGAGGATCTCATCGTTCCGATGCTCATGCATGGCGATAAGCCTGCCCGGCTCGAGGATCGACTCAACAATCATCGCCAGGGGGCCGTAGCCATGATCACGGGGTCTGGGAAGTAGCCATCCGGGCATGTTGAGCCTGGCCTTGAACCCGCCCATATCCCTGACGACAGGACTCTTGGCGCCTCGGTACAGCATGCGCCATTCTAGCACGTGATACCGGTCGGTGGCGCCCCCGATGTCGAGGACGTCCGCACCTCGCCGGGGATTTGCCGCATACGCTCGAGCGCTAGCGGCCCATCCGCACGGCGAGTTTTCTTTCGGCCGCCTGCAGCCCGTCGTGCAGCAGCACCGCAAGTGTCGCGACGATCAGTCCACCCTGAACGACAAAAGCCAGATTGTTCGATTGCAGGCCGGCAATGATCACTTCACCGAGGGTTTTCGCCGCGACCGTCGATCCGATCGTGGCCGTCGCCAGGCTGATGACCACAGAAAGTCGGATGCCCGCAAGGATGACCGGCATCGCCAGCGGCAATTCCACCTTAAGCAGCCGCTGGCTGCTTGTCATGCCGGCACCGCGGGCTGCCTCCATGACCGATGGCGGCAATGTCGTCAGTCCCGTCAGCGCATTCTCGAAAATCGGCAGCAGACCATAGAGAAAAAGCGCGATCAGCGTCGGCTTTTCCCCGAAACCGAAGATGGGAACGGCGAGCGCCAGAACGGCCACCGGCGGAAAGGTTTGGCCGATATTGACCAGGCTGCGCGACAGCGGCAGGAACTCCGCACCGGATTCGCGCGTCACCAGTATCGCCAAGGCAAGCGCAACCAATGCCGCAGCAGCCACTGCGATGGCGACGGTGCGCAGATGCAGTAGCGTCAATTGCAACAGGCTGCCCTGATTGTAGATCACCGGCGCGTTCGCTTGGACCAGCGGCCGCAGCAATGGCTCGAACCATTGCGGCTGCAGCAGGAAGGCGACCAAGACCAGGAACACGCCCAAACGAAAAAGCGTCGATAGTTTCGGCATCAGACTGGCCCGGCCGCCCGCTTTGCCAGCCCCTGGAGGCTGACCTTGCCGATGATCGCCCCGGCGGGATCAGCCACCGGCAGCGCGCTCCGTCCGGACCAGAGGAGTTCGGCAAGCGCTTCTCGTTGGCTGAGCGTGCTCGATATGGCCGTGCCGTCCGCCGCCCCCGGCTCGACGGCGCTCAACACCGGCTCGATCGCGAGTAGCCGATAAGGCCGCTCGCTGAGCCCGATCAGGCTTTCGACGAAAGGCGTCGCGGGCTTTAGCAGCATTTCGGCAGGCGTCGCATATTGCACCACCTTGCCCTTGTCCATGACGGCAATGCGATCCGCGAGTTGGAAAGCTTCCTCCATGTCATGGGTAACGAGAATGACCGTCGTCTCGAAATGCTTCTGGATGGCGAGAAGATCGGCCTGCGCCTTGGCGCGGATGATTGGATCCAGCGCGCCAAAGGGTTCGTCCATCAGCAGGACTTTCGGTTCGGCGGCCAAGGCCCGCGCGACGCCGACACGTTGTTGCTGGCCACCGGAAAGCTCGTGCGGAAAACGCGGTCCGAAGGCAGCCGGATCTAGCTGGAACAATTGGAGAAGCTCGTTCACCTTGGCGTCGATGCGCGAGCGTTCCCAGCCGAGCAGCGTCGGCACGGTGGCGATGTTCTGCGCGACGGTGCGATGCGGAAACAGGCCGTGCCCTTGGATCGCGTAACCGATGCGCCGCCGCAGTTCGTAGCCTGGCAGCGAGCGGTTGTCCTCGCCATCGAGACGGATCGCGCCGGATGTCGGCTCCACCAGCCGGTTGATCATGCGCAGAAGCGTCGTCTTGCCGGATCCGGAGGTGCCGACGACGACGGTGACGGTGCGTGGTGCGATCGTAAAGCTGACGTCGTCGACGACGGCGGTCTCGCCATAGCGCTTGGTGATGTTTTCGATCTCGATCATGCGGCCTCTGCCTGCCTGGTGTTGGGTGTGGCCATCTCGATCACCGCATCGAGCACGATCGCTGCCGCAAAGGCGAGCACCACGGTCGGGACGGCACCGAGCAGCACCAGATCCATCGCGGTCTGGCCGACGCCCTGAAAAACGAAGACACCGAAGCCGCCGCCACCGATAAGGGCAGCGATGGTCGCAAGGCCGATGTTTTGGACGAGCACGATGCGGATCCCGGTGAGGATCACCGGAAAGGCCAGTGGAAATTCGATGCCGACCAGCCGCTGCCAATCGGTCATGCCGATGCCGCGGGCTGCGTCATTCGCATCTCTCGGAACACCGGCCAGACCGACGACGGTATTGGCGACAACCGGCAAGAGCGAATAGAGAAACAGGGCGACGAAAGCCGGCGCCACGCCGATGCCGCGAATTCCGATCGTGGCGGCGCCCGGCACGTTGGCTGCGATCCAACCGAGCGGCGCGATGAGAATGCCAAAGAGCGCGATCGACGGGATCGTCTGGATTGCGTTCAGGACACCCAGCAAGCCGTCACGCAACCGCGTGACGCGGTGGCAGAGGATACCGAGTGGAATACCGACAATGGTTGCGGCCACAAGCGAGCCCAGCGCCAAGGTCACATGCTTGCGCGCTTCCGCCCAGAACGTATCCACCCGGCTCGCATATTCCTTAAGGATGGAGAGACCATCCCAGCTGCCGGAAAGCAAAAGGATCCCGATAAAGGCGAGTACGGCGACAAGCACCACGATGCGCACGAAGGGCGTCGGACGCAGTCGTGTCAGTGCATCGGCGGCAAGCAACCCGAAGGCAAAAAGCATGATCCAGAAGCCGGAGGCCGGAGAAACACGGGCGTAGGTGTTGGCTTCGGGGGTCAGGTAGCTGGCAGCGACTCCGATCCCGAGCGCCAATACGGCCAGCGCCGCGAAGGCGGCAACGAGGCGCAGCATGGCTGGGGTGCGGATGGCCGCCACGACCACGCCTGCCAGGATCACCACCAGCACCGCCACGCTCCAGGGCTGCGGCAGGGACTCGATGATCGTCTTCACCTCGCCGGCGACGATGCGATTGGCACGAAACGTTGCAAAAGGCCCGATGAAGGCACCGCCAAGCGCCAATGCCGCGATGATCGCTCCGAGCTTGTCAAAGCGGAGTTCACTCAAACCACATTCCCTCCCCGCCTGTGCCGGCGCAACTTCGGCACCTGCAGGCACACCCCGGAACGCCGGCCATCGGACCAGCGTCCCGGTCATCGGTCAACCTATTTCAGAAAGCCGTTCTTCTTCAGGAAGTCTTCGGCAACTGCCTTTGCCGGCTCCCCTCCGACCTGCACACGTCCGTTCAGATCCTGGAGCGTTACCAGATCGAGCTTCTCGAACACCGGCTTCAGCAGTTCCTCGATCTGCGGGTTTTCCTTGAGCACCGCCTCGCGGATGATCGGAGCCGGCTGGTAGACCGGCTGCACCGACTTGTCGTCTTCGAGAACGACGAGACCGGAAGGCGCAATGCCCCCATCGGTTCCATAGACCATCGCTGCATTGGCGCCATTCGTCTGGTTGGCCGCCGCGGCAATCGTTGCTGCGGTATCACCACCGGAAAGCGTAATCAGTTGGTCTTGCTTGAGCGTGAAACCGTAGGTCGTCTGGAAGGCCGGAAGAGCGGCGGCCGAATTCACGAACTCGGACGATGCCGCCAGTACCACCTTACCGCCGTCGGAAACATATTTGCCGAAGTCGCTGAGCGTCTTCAGCTTGTTCTCGTCCGCCACTTCCTTGCGCAAGCCGATTGCCCAGGTGTTATTGGCCGGCGACGGCGTCAGCCAGACGATCTTGTTGGCATCGTAATCGAGCTTCTTGGCGGTCTCGTAACCCTTGGCCGCGTCCTTCCAGACCGGATCGTCCGCCTTTTCGAAGAAGAAGGCGGCGTTGCCGGTGTATTCCGGATAGATGTCGATCTCGCCGGCGGTGATCGCCTTGCGCACGACCGGCGTCGCACCGAGTTGGACGCGGTCTACCGTCTTGATGTTGTTGGCATTGAGCACGGCAAGGATGATGTTGCCGAGCACGCCGCCTTCCGTGTCGATCTTCGAGGAAACGACCACATCGGCGCTCGCCGTGGCAGCGGTCAAGGTGAAGGCAAAGGCGGTTCCGATAAGCAGTCTGGTCAGGCGCATGGGTTTCTCCCTCGAATTTCGATCCGCAAGTTTGATCACGGAATGTCCGCCGCGTCGGGGCAAGCCATTCCATATATGTCAGCCCCCGGCAAAAAATAGGGTTGCACGCAGAGACTGTAGCGGACGAAAAATTTCGTCAGCGACTAACACGATCGAAAGACTAGACTACTGCATCCGGCTGTGTGCGATTGAAGATTGCAATCGGCGGCATTGTCAGCCACCTTGAACAAGGCCCGCCAGAACATCCGCGTTCATTCTTGGTTGCGATGCCGCTCGACCCGACCACTTGGGGGCTGGTGGCGGCTCGCCCGGCGAAAGTTCGGGGAATTCATGTCGATCTATCTTCTCGCCTTGCTTATCGGCGTGGTTGCCGGCCTGCGGACGATGACCGCACCTGCAGCCGTCAGCATTGGCGCCGCGGCCGGTTGGCTACCGCTCAGCGGCACCTGGGCAGCCTTCATGGGCTTCCGGTTCACACCCTACATCGTCGGTCTGCTGGCGCTGGTGGAGTTTGTGGGCGATCAATTGCCGAGCACGCCAAGTCGCAAGGTCCCGCAGCAGTTCGGGGCCCGCATCGTCAGCGGCGCCTTCTGCGGTGCTGTGCTCGGGACCGTTGGAGGTGCTATGTTGGGCGGATTGGCCGCCGGCGTCATCGGTGCAGTCATCGGAACGCTCGGCGGCTATGAAGCTCGCAAGCGCCTCGTTGCGACCATCGGCGGCAAGGATCTGCCGATCGCCCTTCTTGAGGACGTTGTCGCCGTTCTCCTCGCACTCTGGGTGGTGTCCTCGGTGTCATGACAAAACATTTCGACGCAATCATCATCGGAGCCGGCCAGGCCGGCCCATCGCTCGCCGGCCGCCTGACGGCTGCAGGAAAGACTGTCGCATTTGTCGAGCGCAAGCACTTCGGCGGCACCTGCGTCAACACCGGCTGCATGCCGACGAAGGCGATGGTCGCAAGCGCCTACGCCGCACATCTGGCGCGGCGTGGCGCTGACTTTGGGGTGACGACCGGACCCATTTCCATCGATTTCGCTCGCGTAATGGCACGCAAGGATACGGTTCGATACACCTCCCGCAAAAACGTCGAGAGCTGGCTGAGGGGCATGGAAAACACCGTGGTCTTCGACGGCCATGCGCGCTTCGAGGGCCCGCACGCGATCCGCGTCGGCGACGAACTGCTTTCGGCCGACCAGATCTTCCTGAATGTCGGCGGGCGTGCGGCGACACCAGACTTCCCCGGGGTCGAAGACGTGCCCTATCTCACCAATGTCTCGATCATGGATCTCGATACCCTACCCCGGCACCTGGTCGTGGTCGGGGGCAGCTATATCGGCCTCGAATTCGCGCAGATGTTCCGCCGCTTCGGCTCCGAGGTGACGGTGATCGAAAAAGGCCCTCGCATCATCGGCCGCGAGGACGCCGACGTTTCCGACGCCATCCTCGCGATTCTGGAAAAGGAAGGCATTAAGTTCCGGCTCAATGCCGAGTGCATCCGCTTCGCCAAGCGTGGCGACGATGTCGTCGCCGGCGTCGACTGCACCGCAGGCGCACCCGAGATCAACGGCTCCCACCTGTTGCTTGCGACCGGCCGCCGGCCGAACACCGATGACCTCGATATCGAGCGTGCCGGCGTGAAGACCGACACCCGCGGCTATGTCGAGGTCGACGAGACACTCAGGACCAACGTGCCGCACATCTTCGCCATGGGCGATTGTAACGGCCGCGGCGCCTTCACCCATACCGCCTATAATGACTTCGAGATCATCGCGGCGAACCTGCTCGACGGTGAAAACAGAAAGGTGAGCGATCGTATTTCGACTTACGGTCTCTTCATCGACCCACCGCTCGGCCGCGCCGGCATGACCGAAACCGAAGCACGCAAGTCAGGGCGCAAGCTGCTGATTGGCACAAGGCCAATGACCCGCGTCGGCCGCGCCGTCGAAAAGGGCGAGACCGAAGGTTTCATGAAGGTGATCGTCGACGCCGACAGCAAGGAAATTCTCGGCGCCTCGATCCTCGGAACCGGCGGCGACGAGGCGGTGCAGGGCATCCTCGACGTGATGTATGCAGGCAAGCCCTACACGACGATCACCCACGCGGTGCACATCCATCCGACGGTGTCGGAGCTGATACCGACCGTCTTCGGCGATCTGCATCCGGCCACCTGAGCAGCCGGGTTGTTCGGCTTCGTTCAGACCAGCGCAGCACGCGCGAGGTGGTAGAAGTACGTTGCGCCGCGCTCGAGGATATTGTCGTTGAAGTCGTAACGGGTGGTATGCAGCCCGCTGCTGTCTCCATTGCCAATCAGCACATAGGCGCCCGGCACTTTTTCGAGCAGGAAGGAAAAGTCCTCGCTGCCCATCAGCGGCTCCGGCAATTCCAGATAGGCGTCTGCGCCGAAGGTCTCGGCAATCACCGCGCGGGCGTCTTCGACCGCCTCGGCATCGTTGATCGTTGCGGGATAACCGACCTGCCAGTCGAAGGAGGCTTCGGCGTTGTAGCTTTCGGCCTGCAGGCGGGCGATCTGTTCGACACGCTCCTGCAATTGCTTGCGGACAGTCGGATCCATCGCGCGCATGCTGATCTCCAGCACCGCCGTATCCGGGATGATGTTCGACGCGGAGCCTGCCTGGAACGAACCGACCGTCAGCACCGAGGGCTGGTGTGGCGACACATTGCGCGACACCAGTGTCTGCAGCGCCATCACCACGCTGGAGCCGACGACGACGGGATCAACCGTCAGTTCCGGCTGGGCGCCGTGCCCGCCCTTGCCCTTGATCGTCAAGGTCAGCACATCGATCGACGCAGCCATCGCGCCGGCGCGGCTGGAAAACTGGCCTACCGGCAGACCTGGCCAGTTGTGCAGGGCATAGACGCGTTCGCAAGGGAAACGCTCGAACAGACCATCTTCGATCATCAGTTTGCCGCCGCCGAAATTCTCTTCGGCCGGCTGGAAGATCAGGTGGACCGTGCCGTTGAAGCTCTCGTCCTTCGACAGCGCCCAGGCAGCCCCGAGCAGCATGCTGGTGTGGCCATCGTGGCCGCAGGCATGCATCGCGCCTGGATGCTTGCTCTGATAGGCAAGCCCGGTTTCTTCCTGCATCGGCAGCGCGTCCATGTCGGCTCGGAAACCGATGGCGCGATTGCTATTGCCGCGCTTCAGCGTCGCAACAATGCCGGTCGTTGCCAGGCCACGGGTGACCTCGAAGCCCCAGGACTGCAGCAACCCGGCGACAAACTCGGAGGTCTTCACCTCGGAGAGGCCGATCTCAGGCATCTCGTGCAGCTTGTGACGGATCTCGACGAGTTCGGGCAGGAACTCAGAAAAACTAGCGTCGCGCATCGGGGCCTCCTCAAGCCATCTGCAGGAACTGGCGCAGGCGTGCCGATTGCGGGTCGCGCATCATCTGCGACGGCGCGCCGCGCTCTCCGACAAGGCCTTTGTGCAAGAAAATCACTTCGCTGGAGATATCACGGGCGAGCGACATTTCGTGGGTGACCATCACCATGGTGCGCCCTTCCTCAGCAAGCTTCTTGATGACGAGCAGCACCTCGTTGACCAGTTCCGGGTCGAGTGCCGAGGTCGGCTCATCGAAGAGCATGACCTCCGGCTTCATCGCCAGCGCCCGGGCGATCGCTGCGCGCTGCTGCTGACCGCCCGAGAGTTGGTTGGGATAGTGGTCGCGCTTTGGCGTGATGCCGACCTTTTCCATCAGCAGTTCGGCCTCGCCGATCGCGTCCTTGCGGGCCATGCCAAGCACATGGATGGGCCCTTCGATGATGTTTTCAAGGATGGTCTTGTGAGACCAGAGATTGAAGCTCTGGAACACCATGCCGAGACGGGTGCGGATGTGTTCAAGCTGCCGCTTGTCAGCGGCGACGAGCTTGCCGTCCTTGCCCTTGACGGTGCGAATGACCTCGCCCGAGACCGAGATCTCCCCCTGGTCGGGCGTCTCCAGATAGTTGATGCAGCGCAGAAGCGTGCTCTTGCCCGAGCCGCTGCTGCCGATCAGCGAGATGACGTCGCCGGACTTCGCCTCGAAGGAGACGCCTTTCAGCACCTCGACGGATCCGAAGCTCTTGTGAATGTTGTTCACGGAAAGCGCTGTTGCAGCCATGTCCGTTCCTCCTCGTTATGCCTTCGCCGTGCGGTAGCGGGTAAGCCGCTTCTCAACGACGCCCATGACGCGCGTCAGGATGAAGACGACGGTGAAATAGATGATGCCCGCGGCAATCAGCGGTTCGAAGATCAGGAGCGACTGGCGCTGCAGCATGCGCGCGGTGCCCATGACCTCAAGGATCGTGATCGTCGAGGCGAGCGACGTCGTCTTCAACAGGATGATCAGGTCACCCGTCAGCACCGGCAGGCACGAGCGAAAGGCCTGCGGCAAGGTGATGCGGCGAAGGATCATCGACGAGCGCATGCCGATCGATTTTGCCGCCTCGATCTGGCCGCGCGGGATCGCCTTGATCGCGCCGCGGATAACTTCTGCGTTATAAGACGCCTGGTTGAGGCTCAGCGCAAAGATCGCATACCACAGGCCATCGCGCAGATAGGGCCAAAGGAAGCTGTGGCGCACCCAGGTGCCGGGCAGAATTTGCCCAAGACCGTAGTAGATCAGATAGATCTGCACCAGGAGCGGCGTACCGCGGAAGGCGAAGGTGAAGACGTAGGCGGGCACAGAAAGGATGCGGCGGCCAGAAAGCCGGGCGAGCGCCACGAGCGTGCCGATGACGAGGCCGAAGACGCCGGCAACGGCGGTTAGAAGCAGCGTGAGCGGGGTTGCCTTGATCAGGGCCGGCAGGAAGCCGATGACGTTGGAGATCGTTTCCATCAGTGGTGCCCCCGGTTGAGGCGGCGCTCGATCTGGGCGATCACCAGGACGGACACGAGCGTGATTGCCAGGAACAGAATGGCCGTCAGCCCATAGAAGAAGATGTATTGCTTGGTGCCCGCGGCTGCGCGATAGCCCGTGTAGAGCAACTCGCTGAAGGAGCCGAGTACGCTGATGATGGCGCTTTCCTTGGTGATCGACAGCCAGAGATTGCCCATGCCCGGCACGGCGTGGCGCATCATTTGCGGGAAAACGATGCGGGTGAAGACCTTGCGTTGCGGCATGCCGATCGAAACCGCCGCCTCGATCTGGCCCGGCGGCACGGAGAGGAAGGCGGAGCGCAGCACCTCGGTCATGAAGGCGCCGGAGACGAAGGCGAGCGCGATGATGGCCGCCCAGAAGGAACTGAACTGGAAGGTCTCGGCCACGAGACCGAAGTGCTTGAGCAGCCGTTCGGCACCGCTCGCAACGGAGAAATAGAGGAGCAGGATGACCAGAAGTTCGGGCAGCGACCGGACGACGGTTGTATAGATCTCGGCGAGGTAACGCGGAACGCGGTGCTTCGACAGTTTGCCAGCGGCCCCGAGGAAGCCGAAAAGAACCGCGACCGCGTAGGCGACCACGGAGACCTGCAGGGTCATCAGCAGGCCCCAGGCGAAATCATCGCCCCAGCCCTCGCCGCCCCAGGCAAGCAATTGCCAGTAATAGTCCATCCGTCGTTACCTGTTCCCGATTGTCTCGTCAGCCCCTACGCCGCCCTCTATGGGCCCGGTCGCTGTAGCGGTTGCTGCGATGATGCCCCGGCGCTGTGGCCGGTTTGGCGAACGAGGGCGGCGGCGGGCCGAAGCCGGACGCCGCCCTCGAAAAACGACTTACTTCTTGCCAAAGATCCACTTGTCGACGAGCTTCTGCGTCGTGCCGTCCTTTTCGAGAGCAGCAAGGCCGGCATTGACCTTCTCAAGGGTCGCAGCGTCACCCTTGCGCACGGCATAGGCAACGCCCTCGCCGAGCGTGACGTTCTTCGGAACCTCGACCTTGACCTCGTAGTCGGCGCCCTCAGGCGACTTCAGGAACGTCTGGATGTAGAGGTCGGGGATCAGCACGTAGTCGACGCGGCCGGCGATGAGATCGGCGACCGAGTTGTCGGCAGTGTCGTAGCTCTTGGCTTCTGCGCCGGTCAGGTACTTGGCGACATAGGCTGCCTGTACGCTTGAGGTCTGCACGCCGATGATCTTGCCCTCGACGCTTGCCGGATCGATGATCTTGCCCGAACCGTCAGCCGCATCGACCGTCTTGATTTCGCTCGTATCACCCTTGGAGCCGACGAAGGACGTGCCTTCGGTGTAGTAAGGCGACGAGAAATCGACGACCTGACGGCGCTCATCGGTGATCGAGAAGGCGCCGATGATGAAGTCGACCTTGTTTTCCTTCAGCGACGGGATCAGACCGTCCCAGGCCATCTGGTTGATGTCGCACTTGACGGCCATCTTCTCGCAAAGCGCGCGGGAGAGATCGGCTTCAAGGCCTTCCCATTCGCCGCCGGCATTCACCTGGGTGAAGGGCATGTAGGGCTCCGGCGTCATGCCGAGCCGCAGCGTGTCCTCGGCAAATGCGCTGCTTGCAGCCATGGAAAGGGCGATCCCTGCGAACAGGGCGGTCTTCAACGTCTTCATTTTGTTTCCTCCTCAGGGATTGCGGCGGATCAGAGCGTGTTGCTGAACCAGCGCAGCGACATGCAGGAAAGACCTGCATCGATCTTGCCGATCTCCGTCGTCTTCATCGGCACGACCTTGTAGCCGAGCTTGTCGAGCATCTCGATCGTGCGCGGGAAGTCGGAGCCGACCATGACGACGTCGTTGACGCGCAAAGCATTGGCTGCCGGCTCTTCACCTTCAGGGATGATCACCTGCTTGAAGCGCTCGAAGGCGCCGGACTTGGCAAGACGTGCGGTCGAAAGCACGGTCTCGTCGTCGAGCAGCGAGCAGTCGGTTTTGAAGTGCAGCACGCCTTCCGGCGTCGCGACGATCTCGCTCTTGCGACCGAGCTTGGTAAGGCAGGCCTGCAGTGCTTCGGCGCCAACCTTGTTGGTGCGGGCTGACAGGCCGATCATTACGCTTTCGCGGGTCGTCAGCACGTCACCGCCATCGGCAAAGCCGGTGCCGGGCAGATCAAGCACGGTCTCGAACATGGCGCGCAGCGTCGGCTCGATCTCGGGCGTTTCCTTGACGCGGGTCTCAGCACCCGGACGCAGCAGGATCGCGCCTTCGGTAAAGACGAGCGCCGGATCCTCGACGAAGATCGAGTCCGGGAAGGCTTCGAGCGCGGGAAGGACCGTCACCTTCACGCCCGCATCCTTCATCGCCGCGATATAGGCGTCGTGTTCAGCCTTCACACCTTCAAAGGTCGGATTGCCACGGTCGTCGGCGCGCAGGCCGTTTACGACCGACTTCGACGGCGTGCGGACGATGATGTTGTTGAACTGGTAGACGGGGCGAGATTGCGACATTTGTAGTACCTTTGGCTTGGATGAGGTGCTTCTATCGATCGGACGTGGCGGCGTAAAGCTTTTGCGTACCGGCTGGTTCTCTTCTCGACAAATGAACGCCGGCCAGCATGCAGCGAACGGATCCGCCGGCAAGTTCGATGGTCGGAACGTCGAAGGCGAGAACGCGGGCGGAGACTTCGAGCGCCTTCACCTGGTCGGGGCGCAGCGATGCGAGCGCACGGGCCGACATGACCACCACGCGGCCGTCGGCGCCGTCAAGTTCGATGGCGTTGCCGGCGAAATTCTCGATCTGGTCGAGCGTGAGATCAATCACCTGTCGACCGGTTTCTTCGAGTCGGGCGCAGATTTCCTGGCGGCGGGGCATGTCCGGGATCATGCTCGTGCCAAT contains:
- a CDS encoding FAD-containing oxidoreductase; amino-acid sequence: MTKHFDAIIIGAGQAGPSLAGRLTAAGKTVAFVERKHFGGTCVNTGCMPTKAMVASAYAAHLARRGADFGVTTGPISIDFARVMARKDTVRYTSRKNVESWLRGMENTVVFDGHARFEGPHAIRVGDELLSADQIFLNVGGRAATPDFPGVEDVPYLTNVSIMDLDTLPRHLVVVGGSYIGLEFAQMFRRFGSEVTVIEKGPRIIGREDADVSDAILAILEKEGIKFRLNAECIRFAKRGDDVVAGVDCTAGAPEINGSHLLLATGRRPNTDDLDIERAGVKTDTRGYVEVDETLRTNVPHIFAMGDCNGRGAFTHTAYNDFEIIAANLLDGENRKVSDRISTYGLFIDPPLGRAGMTETEARKSGRKLLIGTRPMTRVGRAVEKGETEGFMKVIVDADSKEILGASILGTGGDEAVQGILDVMYAGKPYTTITHAVHIHPTVSELIPTVFGDLHPAT
- a CDS encoding M20 aminoacylase family protein, which translates into the protein MRDASFSEFLPELVEIRHKLHEMPEIGLSEVKTSEFVAGLLQSWGFEVTRGLATTGIVATLKRGNSNRAIGFRADMDALPMQEETGLAYQSKHPGAMHACGHDGHTSMLLGAAWALSKDESFNGTVHLIFQPAEENFGGGKLMIEDGLFERFPCERVYALHNWPGLPVGQFSSRAGAMAASIDVLTLTIKGKGGHGAQPELTVDPVVVGSSVVMALQTLVSRNVSPHQPSVLTVGSFQAGSASNIIPDTAVLEISMRAMDPTVRKQLQERVEQIARLQAESYNAEASFDWQVGYPATINDAEAVEDARAVIAETFGADAYLELPEPLMGSEDFSFLLEKVPGAYVLIGNGDSSGLHTTRYDFNDNILERGATYFYHLARAALV
- a CDS encoding ABC transporter ATP-binding protein, with the protein product MAATALSVNNIHKSFGSVEVLKGVSFEAKSGDVISLIGSSGSGKSTLLRCINYLETPDQGEISVSGEVIRTVKGKDGKLVAADKRQLEHIRTRLGMVFQSFNLWSHKTILENIIEGPIHVLGMARKDAIGEAELLMEKVGITPKRDHYPNQLSGGQQQRAAIARALAMKPEVMLFDEPTSALDPELVNEVLLVIKKLAEEGRTMVMVTHEMSLARDISSEVIFLHKGLVGERGAPSQMMRDPQSARLRQFLQMA
- a CDS encoding ABC transporter permease; translated protein: METISNVIGFLPALIKATPLTLLLTAVAGVFGLVIGTLVALARLSGRRILSVPAYVFTFAFRGTPLLVQIYLIYYGLGQILPGTWVRHSFLWPYLRDGLWYAIFALSLNQASYNAEVIRGAIKAIPRGQIEAAKSIGMRSSMILRRITLPQAFRSCLPVLTGDLIILLKTTSLASTITILEVMGTARMLQRQSLLIFEPLIAAGIIYFTVVFILTRVMGVVEKRLTRYRTAKA
- a CDS encoding ABC transporter permease, whose product is MDYYWQLLAWGGEGWGDDFAWGLLMTLQVSVVAYAVAVLFGFLGAAGKLSKHRVPRYLAEIYTTVVRSLPELLVILLLYFSVASGAERLLKHFGLVAETFQFSSFWAAIIALAFVSGAFMTEVLRSAFLSVPPGQIEAAVSIGMPQRKVFTRIVFPQMMRHAVPGMGNLWLSITKESAIISVLGSFSELLYTGYRAAAGTKQYIFFYGLTAILFLAITLVSVLVIAQIERRLNRGHH
- a CDS encoding transporter substrate-binding domain-containing protein; this translates as MKTLKTALFAGIALSMAASSAFAEDTLRLGMTPEPYMPFTQVNAGGEWEGLEADLSRALCEKMAVKCDINQMAWDGLIPSLKENKVDFIIGAFSITDERRQVVDFSSPYYTEGTSFVGSKGDTSEIKTVDAADGSGKIIDPASVEGKIIGVQTSSVQAAYVAKYLTGAEAKSYDTADNSVADLIAGRVDYVLIPDLYIQTFLKSPEGADYEVKVEVPKNVTLGEGVAYAVRKGDAATLEKVNAGLAALEKDGTTQKLVDKWIFGKK
- a CDS encoding dimethylarginine dimethylaminohydrolase family protein, with protein sequence MSQSRPVYQFNNIIVRTPSKSVVNGLRADDRGNPTFEGVKAEHDAYIAAMKDAGVKVTVLPALEAFPDSIFVEDPALVFTEGAILLRPGAETRVKETPEIEPTLRAMFETVLDLPGTGFADGGDVLTTRESVMIGLSARTNKVGAEALQACLTKLGRKSEIVATPEGVLHFKTDCSLLDDETVLSTARLAKSGAFERFKQVIIPEGEEPAANALRVNDVVMVGSDFPRTIEMLDKLGYKVVPMKTTEIGKIDAGLSCMSLRWFSNTL